A genomic segment from Triticum dicoccoides isolate Atlit2015 ecotype Zavitan chromosome 1A, WEW_v2.0, whole genome shotgun sequence encodes:
- the LOC119284065 gene encoding KH domain-containing protein SPIN1-like isoform X2, whose product MDGLHGADACFSPGRAMSPQVRPPAGPPDVGSHYLAELLQEHQKLVPFTQVLPICSKLLSNEIMRVTCLLKHQHGGDFERLPPMASPNQMHHHPSPPMPNFCGNGFGPWNHGAHPERVSFPQGPVGWQGAPQSPSSYIVKKILRLEIPTDTYPNFNFIGRLLGPRGNSLKRIEASTGCRVFIRGKGSIKDPGKEEQLKGRPGYEHLDDPLHILIEAELPANVIDARLSKAQEILEELLKPVDESQDYYKRQQLRELAMLNSPLREESPRLSPHPSPHPSPHQGGASPFSNGGMKRSKQ is encoded by the exons atggACGGCCTGCACGGCGCCGACGCCTGCTTCTCCCCCGGGAGGGCCATGTCGCCGCAGGTCCGGCCCCCCGCCGGCCCGCCGGACGTAGGCAG CCACTACTTGGCGGAGCTGTTGCAGGAGCACCAGAAGCTCGTCCCGTTCACGCAGGTGCTACCAATCTGCAGCAAGCTGTTGAGCAACG AGATAATGCGGGTGACCTGCCTGCTTAAGCACCAGCATGGCGGGGACTTTGAGAGGCTGCCGCCGATGGCGAGTCCAAACCAGATGCATCATCATCCGTCGCCCCCAATGCCTAATTTCTGCGGAAATGGTTTTGGCCCGTGGAACCACGGGGCGCATCCAGAG AGGGTAAGTTTTCCTCAAGGACCTGTGGGTTGGCAAGGAGCACCACAAAGCCCCTCTTCATACATTGTCAAGAAGATTTTGCGGTTGGAGATACCAACAGATACTTACCCTAAT TTCAATTTTATTGGCCGTCTTCTTGGGCCAAGAGGAAACTCGTTGAAGAGGATTGAAGCCTCTACGGGTTGTCGTGTTTTTATCAGAGGGAAGGGCTCAATTAAAGATCCTGGGAAG GAGGAACAGCTGAAGGGAAGACCTGGTTACGAACACTTGGATGATCCCCTGCATATCTTGATTGAAGCAGAGTTACCTGCCAATGTCATTGATGCAAGACTCTCAAAAGCACAAGAGATCCTAGAAGAGTTGTTGAAACCAGTG GATGAATCACAAGACTACTACAAGAGGCAGCAACTCCGTGAGCTTGCCATGCTGAACTCACCGCTCCGAGAGGAGAGCCCTCGTCTAAGCCCGCATCCAAGTCCGCACCCAAGCCCGCATCAAGGCGGCGCTTCACCCTTCAGTAACGGTGGGATGAAACGAAGCAAACAATGA
- the LOC119284065 gene encoding KH domain-containing protein SPIN1-like isoform X1 encodes MDGLHGADACFSPGRAMSPQVRPPAGPPDVGSHYLAELLQEHQKLVPFTQVLPICSKLLSNEIMRVTCLLKHQHGGDFERLPPMASPNQMHHHPSPPMPNFCGNGFGPWNHGAHPERVSFPQGPVGWQGAPQSPSSYIVKKILRLEIPTDTYPNFNFIGRLLGPRGNSLKRIEASTGCRVFIRGKGSIKDPGKEEQLKGRPGYEHLDDPLHILIEAELPANVIDARLSKAQEILEELLKPVVRDESQDYYKRQQLRELAMLNSPLREESPRLSPHPSPHPSPHQGGASPFSNGGMKRSKQ; translated from the exons atggACGGCCTGCACGGCGCCGACGCCTGCTTCTCCCCCGGGAGGGCCATGTCGCCGCAGGTCCGGCCCCCCGCCGGCCCGCCGGACGTAGGCAG CCACTACTTGGCGGAGCTGTTGCAGGAGCACCAGAAGCTCGTCCCGTTCACGCAGGTGCTACCAATCTGCAGCAAGCTGTTGAGCAACG AGATAATGCGGGTGACCTGCCTGCTTAAGCACCAGCATGGCGGGGACTTTGAGAGGCTGCCGCCGATGGCGAGTCCAAACCAGATGCATCATCATCCGTCGCCCCCAATGCCTAATTTCTGCGGAAATGGTTTTGGCCCGTGGAACCACGGGGCGCATCCAGAG AGGGTAAGTTTTCCTCAAGGACCTGTGGGTTGGCAAGGAGCACCACAAAGCCCCTCTTCATACATTGTCAAGAAGATTTTGCGGTTGGAGATACCAACAGATACTTACCCTAAT TTCAATTTTATTGGCCGTCTTCTTGGGCCAAGAGGAAACTCGTTGAAGAGGATTGAAGCCTCTACGGGTTGTCGTGTTTTTATCAGAGGGAAGGGCTCAATTAAAGATCCTGGGAAG GAGGAACAGCTGAAGGGAAGACCTGGTTACGAACACTTGGATGATCCCCTGCATATCTTGATTGAAGCAGAGTTACCTGCCAATGTCATTGATGCAAGACTCTCAAAAGCACAAGAGATCCTAGAAGAGTTGTTGAAACCAGTGGTACGC GATGAATCACAAGACTACTACAAGAGGCAGCAACTCCGTGAGCTTGCCATGCTGAACTCACCGCTCCGAGAGGAGAGCCCTCGTCTAAGCCCGCATCCAAGTCCGCACCCAAGCCCGCATCAAGGCGGCGCTTCACCCTTCAGTAACGGTGGGATGAAACGAAGCAAACAATGA